The following coding sequences are from one Lolium rigidum isolate FL_2022 chromosome 6, APGP_CSIRO_Lrig_0.1, whole genome shotgun sequence window:
- the LOC124662466 gene encoding putative glutaredoxin-C2, which produces MAAERVRTLASQRAVVIFGVSNCYMCHAVQTLFTQLGVSWTVHELDKDPRGKDVERALAGMVGRSPPVPTVFIGGALVGPTDRVMSLHLGGQLVPLLRQAGALWL; this is translated from the coding sequence ATGGCGGCGGAGAGGGTGAGGACGCTGGCGTCGCAGCGGGCGGTGGTGATCTTCGGGGTGAGCAACTGCTACATGTGCCACGCGGTGCAGACGCTCTTTACGCAGCTGGGCGTGAGCTGGACAGTGCACGAGCTGGACAAGGACCCTCGCGGGAAGGACgtcgagagggcgctcgccggcatGGTCGGCCGGAGCCCGCCAGTGCCGACGGTCTTCATCGGCGGCGCGCTCGTCGGCCCCACCGACCGGGTCATGTCGCTGCACCTCGGTGGCCAGCTCGTGCCGCTCCTCCGCCAGGCCGGCGCACTCTGGCTCTGA
- the LOC124662467 gene encoding putative glutaredoxin-C2: MAAERVRTLASQRAVVIFGASNCCMCHAVQTLFTEMGVSWAVHELDKDPRGKDVERALAGMVGRSPPVPTVFIGGALVGPTDRVMSLHLGGQLVPLLRQAGALWL, translated from the coding sequence ATGGCGGCGGAGAGGGTGAGGACGCTGGCGTCGCAGCGGGCGGTGGTGATCTTCGGGGCGAGCAACTGCTGCATGTGCCACGCTGTGCAGACGCTCTTCACGGAGATGGGCGTCAGCTGGGCGGTGCACGAGCTGGATAAGGACCCCCGCGGCAAGGACGTCGAGAGAGCGCTCGCCGGCATGGTCGGCCGGAGCCCGCCCGTGCCGACGGTTTTCATCGGCGGCGCGCTCGTCGGCCCCACTGACCGGGTCATGTCGCTGCACCTCGGCGGCCAGCTCGTGCCGCTCCTTCGCCAGGCCGGTGCACTCTGGCTCTGA
- the LOC124662468 gene encoding peroxisomal membrane protein PEX14-like, with protein MAMRGVDFKWYDGFFLSMLVTSVVIVSVNWGRYRLCAHPLHIWIVVDYTAVFLFRLLMFLDNWLAAGMGLDLGWQQRYTRFCGRIVVLSVLVLLLYPFLWVWTVIGTLWFNSARTCLPAEGQKWGFLIWLFFSYCGLSCIACVAVGKWLNRRHALQLRAQQGIPISEYGVLVDMIRVPDWAFEAVGLELRGMGQDTAYHPGLYLTTAQREAVEALIQELPKFMLKAVPTDCSECPICLEEFRVGSEVRGLPCAHNFHVACIDQWLRLNVKCPRCRCSVFPNLDLSALNGIRASSEQDRPSGSEVTTTAAASRYAPAAGQSYLVRLQGLLPRPVVVGHGSDDDDVESGERRGGGGGLPGRIFEGNCVEGRGEQRIGSLSSVKDSCGVVSTELRLLTQTASLTCTHTQTSRDDEAKPGREDPPSIGMDSNSNANPPPPPPPPPQADAGGDGDKAPAFDAPQQTPPPQPVREDYVQNAVKFLSHPKVRGSAVVYRRSFLQNKGLTSDEIDEAFRRVPDPQPTAASPSTQAQPAPPPAAAAAPLQTYARPQSAIVVAQQHPRFTWYRAFVAAGLLLGFGASAAVFIKKLFLPRLKSWIRKVVAEAQETAELKSKIDDETKEAVRASSEAVSAIAKTNQELLASKDEEKKILVTLTHALDSQAKVLKSLSESLSHSRDSVNVTREDRFAHYRPLEDHAVRNGPVNTPWRPPQQPNMYGVPNGDFGSGRPSFAPAPTEPTSGSFSRSYVEQTVQRADRSSGSKQPWEMPQYAQPKLGYGSNTHLSEDGSYSEAQENYGPSYHQNGKAPDFQTEEPRPLTYSTGAEERPPPQRRWVPPQPPGVAMPEAAAAIRQPKSLTKQPSSDMSEAAGEMQVNGAQSSSSVAAEVPVNGSAVSDAGRGEIEEQVEAI; from the exons ATGGCGATGCGCGGCGTCGATTTCAAGTG GTACGACGGCTTCTTCCTCTCCATGCTCGTCACCAGCGT AGTCATCGTGTCCGTCAACTGGGGGAGGTACCGCCTCTGCGCCCACCCGCTCCACATATGGATCGTCGTCGACTACACCGCCGtcttcctcttccgcctcctcatgTTCCTCGACAACTGGCTCGCCGCTGGGATGGGCCT GGATCTTGGATGGCAACAGAGATATACTCGTTTCTGTGGGAGGATAGTTGTTCTGTCAGTTCTCGTACTTCTTCTCTACCCATTTCTGTGGGTTTGGACTGTGATAGGAACATTGTGGTTCAACAGTGCAAGGACATGT TTGCCAGCGGAAGGACAGAAATGGGGCTTCCTGATATGGCTGTTCTTCAGTTACTGTGGGCTCTCATGTATTGCATGTGTGGCTGTTGGAAAG TGGCTAAACCGCAGGCACGCTCTCCAGCTGAGGGCACAGCAGGGGATTCCAATATCTGAATACGGG GTATTGGTTGACATGATTCGCGTGCCTGACTGGGCATTCGAGGCAGTTGGCCTGGAACTGCGAGGAATGGGCCAAGACACGGCGTACCATCCCGGCCTCTACCTAACAACCGCCCAG AGGGAAGCCGTGGAGGCTCTGATCCAGGAGCTCCCCAAGTTCATGCTGAAGGCCGTCCCGACGGACTGCAGCGAGTGCCCGATCTGCCTAGAAGAGTTCCGCGTGGGCAGCGAGGTGCGTGGCCTCCCATGCGCCCACAACTTCCACGTGGCATGCATCGACCAGTGGCTgcggctgaacgtgaagtgcccgCGCTGCCGCTGCTCCGTGTTCCCCAACCTGGACCTGAGCGCGCTCAACGGGATCCGCGCCAGCAGCGAGCAGGACCGCCCGTCTGGCAGCGAGGTGACCACGACAGCGGCAGCAAGCCGGTACGCGCCGGCGGCGGGGCAGAGCTACCTGGTGCGGCTGCAGGGCCTGCTGCCCCGGCCAGTGGTGGTCGGGCATGGGAGTGACGATGACGACGTGGAGAGCGGGGAGcggcgtggcggtggcggcg GTCTTCCAGGTCGTATTTTCGAGGGAAATTGTGTGGaaggcagaggagagcagaggataGGAAGTTTGTCAAGTGTGAAGGATTCCTGCGGCGTCGTCTCAACCGAACTCAGACTCTTGACTCAGACCGCAAGCCTGACCTGTACACACACGCAGACCTCTCGAGACGATGAGGCCAAGCCA GGAAGGGAGGATCCCCCATCCATCGGGATGGACTCCAACAGCAACGccaatccgccgccgccgccaccgccaccgccgcaag CAGATGCCGGAGGAGACGGCGACAAGGCGCCGGCCTTCGACGCGCCgcagcagacgccgccgccgcagccggtgAGGGAGGACTACGTCCAGAACGCCGTCAAGTTCCTCTCCCACCCCAAGGTCAGGGGCTCCGCCGTCGTCTACCGCAGATCCTTCCTCCAGAACAAGGGCCTCACCAGCGACGAGATCGACGAGGCCTTCCGACGAGTGCCC GATCCGCAGCCCACCGCTGCTTCGCCGTCGACCCAGGCCCAGCCTGCCCCTCCTcctgcggccgccgccgcgcctctgcaGACTTACGCGCGGCCGCAGTCGGCAATCGTTGTCGCTCAGCAGCACCCCAGGTTCACCTGGTACCGCGCCTTCGTCGCCGCGGGCCTCTTGCTCGGCTTCGGAGCCAGCGCCGCCGTCTTCATCAAG AAACTGTTCCTCCCCAGGCTCAAGTCGTGGATCCGCAAGGTCGTCGCCGAAGCCCAGGAGACCGCCGAGCTCAAGTCCAAGATCGACGACGAGACCAAGGAGGCCGTCAGGGCTTCCTCGGAGGCCGTCTCTGCTATCGCCAAGACCAACCAGGAGTTGCTTGCTTCAAAGGACGAAG AAAAGAAGATACTCGTGACTCTGACGCATGCGCTGGATTCCCAAGCAAAGGTGCTGAAATCGTTGAGCGAGTCGCTGAGTCATAGCAGGGACTCCGTAAATGTTACCAGGGAGGATAGGTTTGCGCACTATCGCCCGTTGGAAGATCATGCCGTGAGGAATG GGCCTGTTAACACTCCATGGAGACCTCCTCAG CAACCTAATATGTATGGTGTGCCAAATGGTGACTTTGGTTCAG GAAGGCCTTCATTTGCGCCAGCACCTACTGAACCTACATCTGGATCATTTTCAAGATCTTATGTTGAG CAGACAGTGCAGCGAGCGGATAGGTCTTCTGGGAGTAAG CAGCCATGGGAGATGCCGCAATACGCACAGCCAAAGCTTGGCTATGGATCCAACACCCACTTGAGCGAGGATGGATCATACTCCGAGGCTCAGGAGAACTATGGCCCTTCGTACCACCAGAACGGAAAGGCCCCTGATTTCCAAACGGAGGAGCCCAGGCCGCTGACATACAGTACCGGGGCTGAGGAAAGGCCGCCACCTCAGCGCCGCTGGGTTCCCCCTCAGCCTCCAGGCGTCGCCATGCCAGAAGCCGCGGCTGCCATACGTCAACCAAAGTCCCTTACAAAGCAACCGTCGAGCGACATGTCCGAGGCAGCTGGTGAGATGCAGGTGAATGGTGCCCAGAGTTCGTCTTCTGTTGCTGCCGAGGTGCCGGTCAATGGCAGCGCCGTGAGTGATGCTGGACGCGGCGAGATTGAAGAACAGGTGGAAGCCATCTGA